In Tautonia marina, the genomic stretch CTCAGTCGGGTGGGAGACTGGCGCGAGGCGCTTTCGACCGAGGAGCAAGCCGTGCTGGCCTTGCTCGCCGGCTCCTGGCTGATTGCCCGAGGATATGAGTCCGATCTGTCGTGGGCACCGCAGGAGTTGGGGGCCGGAGTGGCCGGTCGGATCGCCCGGTCGCGCTGGCACTGCTGGGTCTACTTCACGGCAAGGCGGTATCCGAAGGTCGCCGCGATGGCCCGCCGATGGCTCGGATTCTCACGCGCCGAGGAGAGAATTTCTGCCGACGCTCCCGGTCGTCGGGAATCGACGACCGGGCAATGGACGTGAGCATGGGCGGGCCTCATTCGTGACCTTCGGCACGATTCAGCAACAGGCGATAATGTGAAGAAGGCTCAATCGGAACGATTCGAGCGTCGCCTCGCTCGCGGCGTTCCGAGGGTCGGAACGGTTGATCCCGAGGGGATCGAACCCTCAAGGGGGCACAAGCGTACGGAGAGAGCGCGAGCGTCTGGGTGGCACGCGGACAACACTCGGGCAAAGAGGATCGGCGGCGGGGACTTGATCTTTTTCAAGAGGCGTGCCAGAGTAAGAGATGAGCACGGTGAGATCACCGGACTCAATCGCGTGTGAAAAAAAAAGACGAGTGCCGGTGTGACTTGCCGCCGATCGGCAATGCCCGGCCCGTTGAGCCGGAAAAAGACCTGAGGATTGCATTCCGACCAAGCGGCTCCGTTTCGCGGTTCCCACGCCAAAGGCGCTTCCCCGCACGGGACTGGAAGACGCCCTGAGCATCGAAACGGGGTTGCCTGCGAATCTCGACCTCGCCGGTCGTAATTCGACCGATCGGCGTCGGGAACTGGGCTTGTCAGAAGGCCCGAGATGAGCACAATCCGCCGAGTGAGGGTTCCGGGAGGTCCGGCGGTTTCGTCGTACTCCATGCGGAACGCTTGTCTGGTGGATCGTCGTGGTCGTGTTCGTTGGCGACGACGACGGGCATTTCGGGCCGGGTCGCACTGTCTGGGTGCGGCGTCCGTGCGAGTGACCGTAGTGCGCCACCGTCGTGGCGGTCTTGCGGTGGCGCATTCGCGAGACGGGTGACGGCCTGCCCCGGAATCATTGCGCGGGGTGGAATCGCGGACCAAGAGTCGGAACGGGAATCGGGTCGCCTGAACCTTTGAGACTCAGGTTGTTCGGGTTCCAAACGTGGCTGGGCCAGGCGTGGTGCCGGTCGTTGAGTTTCGGTTGCATCGAGGTTTCGGAACGCGAGTTGCACTACGAACTTCTTTTGACGACGCTGGAGAACGCTTCCCACCTCCGAGGCCTCGGAGCGGTGATCGCTGCTCGTCGGTGGGGTGGAGAGGCGGTTCGTCGAGCCGAACCCACCGGAGCCGGTCAGACCCGGCCAGGTTCGGGAGCGGCCAAGGGAGTTTTTCGTCACGATCGGAGTTCCGCTGTCGTTGCGGTTTCGATCCTACCGATTCAACTGTTGGCGGATCGTGCCGGTGCCGGATCTGAGCCGGGCCGCCCACGACCCCCCTTGCCTATCCTGGTACGGGCTGACGATCACGTTGCTGGATCGAACCATTCCCTTGGGGGTTGGACCGGGTCGGGAGTCCTCCCCAACGCGTTTGAGACCTCGAACCGAGGTCTGAGTTGGCCGTTTGCCCTCGTCAATCTGCCTGCGAGTCGATCACCCGGCCCGGGGTCTTGTCATCGGCTCGGTGGCGATCGAAGGCAGCGGCATGAGGGCCTTCGCCGAGTCCGAAACGGGGCATCGGCGCGTGCGAGGGGAGCCCAGGGGATTGGGAGTCGCTGCTTGCCCTGCCGATTCTTGCTTGGGAAACGAGCGGTCTTTGGGGCCTCGGCCGGCATGATTGACGCTTCGTTCCGTGTGCGGGGGTGATGTTCCTTTCCCCCATTGCCATTGGCTTTGCATTCTCCCACCGATGGCCCAGAAATCACCACGACCTGACGACCGACATCGACGCGACCAACCGACATCGACCCCCGAGCCGATCGACGACTTGACTTCAACCGAACTGATCTGAAGCGATCGAGAGTCGAACGCTGACCGAACCGGTAGAGAACCGAGCCCCCGAGGGGGAACCTCCTCGGGAACGACCAGGCCCAGATCGAACGTCTTCGAGCGGGCCGGATCGACGTTTTGAGGACGAATGAACGACCAGACCAAGGACAGGCGCCCCGGCGCCGAGGGCCTTCCGCTTGGACCGATCGCTGATCGAACCGAGCGGGTGCCCCGGCCGTCCGAGGCGCAGGCGTCCCGAGGGCCGATCGAACCGGACCGTGACCTTCTGTCGCAGCATCGTGCGCCCAGAAGGAACGGATCTGGATCATCCCCCGATTTCCGACGCCAGGAGAGCAGCGTGGAACCGAGACGAAAGGCGCCGACGGGGATCGCCCAGAAAGTCGCCCGCGACTTCGCCGAGGGGGTCCGAGCCCGGGGCCGGGCCTACTTCGCCAAGGGGCGGGTACTGGTCCGCGTGGATGGACCGGGCGAGATTGCCGCGAAGGTTCGCGGCACGACGAGCTACCGCGTGCGGCTCTGGCTGCGCGGCGATCGCCTGCTCGCCTCGTGTACGTGTCCGTACTTCGGTCCGGAAGGGGCCGGCGCGCCGTGCAAGCACATCTGGGCCACGGTGCTGGCGACCGATGCGCGCGGCTTGCTCGAAAGCGCCGAAGGCCGACCGCTTCGCCTGCTCCCGGTCGGACCTCCTCGACGCCAGCCCCCCACCGGGGCGGCTCCCCCGGCGTTCGAACCGCCGCCCAACGGCCGGGTGAATGGTCATGGTCCGGGGCATGGTCATGGTCATGGATCGGGTCATGGCCCTGGCTCGGGGCCGGGACCGAAGCAGGGGTACGCGACGCATGGCCCGTCGGGACACCGGCCGGGACCGGGAGGGGGCCAGGGACGCCCGCAGCATCCGAAGGGTCCGCATCGCAAGTCGGGTCAGGGACCGCTGCCGACGGGACCGGGGCCGGGGCCGAGCGGTGGACCCGGCGCCAAGGGGTATGTCCCTCGTGCGGGGGTTCCGTTTGCCAAGGGGGGCAAGCCCCTGCCCAAGGCTCAGCAAGGCCCAGGGGGGAAGGGACAGGTTCCCGCGGCTCAGAACAAGCCGAAGAAAACCAAGCGACGGCTCTACTACATTGTCGATGTGCCGGCGACCCAGGCTCAAGGGCGACTGGTGATCGACCTCGCCCGCCGCGAGCGCAAGCCCGACGGCACCCGGGGTCCGTTGCGCCCCTGGTGGCACACGCCGGCCACGGCGGCCTCGAAGGTGGATGTCGAGGACCTTCAGATCCTCGAACTGCTTCAGCAGGCAAGAGATCTGGGAGCCTCGGCGAGTGCGGGATCGGGATCGGGAGCCGGGTCCTCGGGAGGAGGAGCGAGCGGTTCTCGCGGCCCCGCCAAGCTGCCGGGGGCGATTCGACGCTTTGTGCTGGCACCGGGCCGTCAGGTCGAGATCATCGAAAAACTCTGCCGAACGGGCCGCTGCCGCCTGCGACGAACCGACGGCGAAGACGATCCCCCGGGGCTCCGCTGGGACGACGGTCCCCCCTGGCAGTTCTGGCTCGACGTGAAGCAAGACTCTGCCGGCAAGCGCTGGACCTGGCGAGGAGCCCTGCACCGCAAGCATGGCCGGATCGATCTGGCCGAGCCGTTGGCGATCTTGCCGGGCCTGTTGATCCTCGGCACCGGCCGGGCGGCCCGGTTCGACGACGCGGGAGTGCCGCAGTGGGTATCTCGACTCCGCGAGGAAAAAGAGCTGATCTTCCTGGATGTCGAAAAGCAAGACACGATGCTTGCCTCGATCCTCGAAGAAGCGAAGCTCGGCCCCGGCGACCTGATTGAAGACCTGCCGCTGGAGACAATCCGGTCGGCTCCCCGGCCTCGCCTGGTCGCCCGGAGCCCGAGGCGCAACTATGGCGTCGAGGCCGATCGGGTGCTCGGCCAGCTTGAATACGTCTACAACACAACAGCCGTCCCTGCGCAGACGACCGGCAACCTGTTCGTCAGCACGAGCAAAGGGGTGGTCATCCACCGCGACGTTCCGGCCGAGCAAGCGGCGGCGATCCGGTTGTTCGAGGTCGGTTTCCGGGAGTCGAAAGACCACCTGGTCGATCCCGGCACCCTGGAGCTGCCGGCCAAGCGGCTCGGCCTGGTCGTCCGAGAGCTGGTGGCCGAAGGCTGGCAGGTCGAGGCCGAAGGGGAAGTGATCCAGCCGGTCGGTGAGTTCAAACTCTCGGTGACGAGCGGGATCGACTGGTTCGAGCTGGACGGCGCGGTCGATTTCGGCGGGCAGTCGGTCCCCTTGCCCGAGGTCCTGGCCGCCGCCCGTCGTGGGGAAGACCGGATCACCCTGGCCGACGGCTCGGTCGGCGTCTTGCCCGAAGACTGGATGAAGAAGTACGGGATGCTTGTC encodes the following:
- a CDS encoding DEAD/DEAH box helicase, which translates into the protein MEPRRKAPTGIAQKVARDFAEGVRARGRAYFAKGRVLVRVDGPGEIAAKVRGTTSYRVRLWLRGDRLLASCTCPYFGPEGAGAPCKHIWATVLATDARGLLESAEGRPLRLLPVGPPRRQPPTGAAPPAFEPPPNGRVNGHGPGHGHGHGSGHGPGSGPGPKQGYATHGPSGHRPGPGGGQGRPQHPKGPHRKSGQGPLPTGPGPGPSGGPGAKGYVPRAGVPFAKGGKPLPKAQQGPGGKGQVPAAQNKPKKTKRRLYYIVDVPATQAQGRLVIDLARRERKPDGTRGPLRPWWHTPATAASKVDVEDLQILELLQQARDLGASASAGSGSGAGSSGGGASGSRGPAKLPGAIRRFVLAPGRQVEIIEKLCRTGRCRLRRTDGEDDPPGLRWDDGPPWQFWLDVKQDSAGKRWTWRGALHRKHGRIDLAEPLAILPGLLILGTGRAARFDDAGVPQWVSRLREEKELIFLDVEKQDTMLASILEEAKLGPGDLIEDLPLETIRSAPRPRLVARSPRRNYGVEADRVLGQLEYVYNTTAVPAQTTGNLFVSTSKGVVIHRDVPAEQAAAIRLFEVGFRESKDHLVDPGTLELPAKRLGLVVRELVAEGWQVEAEGEVIQPVGEFKLSVTSGIDWFELDGAVDFGGQSVPLPEVLAAARRGEDRITLADGSVGVLPEDWMKKYGMLVDLGTEKDGILRFGFAQASLLDALLASQPNVKVDEGFRRARKQLHEFEGVRALDAPEGFEGELRPYQREGLGWLDYLERFGFGGILADDMGLGKTIQVLALLQHRKVSEKAEGPALAVVPRSLVFNWLEEAAKFTPELRVLDYTGRGRPQMRETFDEYDLIVTTYGTVRTDAAELSKIEFDFVILDEAQSIKNATSQAAKACRLLKGKHKLAMSGTPIENHLGELWSIIEFLNPGMLGSATAFKGLTGASAGQDEGARAGLAKALKPFILRRTKSQVVKDLPEKTEQTLYCTMEPAQRRIYEELKAHYRHALLRKGSSDLNKSKIEVLEALLRLRQAACHPALINGEQYGEEPSAKLDMLLPQLAEVVDEGHKALVFSQFTTFLGLVKDALDQEGLTYEYLDGRTRNRAQRVERFQNDPDCPIFLISLKAGGLGLNLTAAEYVYLLDPWWNPAVEAQAIDRSHRIGQTHNVFAYRLICRDTVEQKIVDLQQQKRELADAILNADNRSIIKSLSRDDLEFLLS